CAATCAGGCAATCTTTATGCTGGAGAGAAGAGAAAACCCCACCCCTGATATGTTTGGGGAACTGCTGCAAAAAGCAAGTACAATGGGAGACCTGAGAAACTGCCCGGTATGTTCACTACCAGATCCATGGAACGCCTTGTAGTTAATAATCTGAAAAGAGTTAAAATGGAATTTACATAAAAATTGGCAAGATTGAAACTTCTCTTTAAAAATGAGAGCTTGTATAATCCAAAATGATCTGACAATAAAATGTGGTATCTTTAAATTCATAATTAATATGTGTACTAAAATGCGGTATCTTTAAATTCATAAATGTGTACAGTATTTTGTGTAGTAAATGTGTTTCCTTGAATTTCAAGAGTAATTGtggtgaaaaaattcgaattcggcGAGTGCTTATGAATGCCCCTCAGATCATCACTATTGGGCTGGTGTGGGATTCTGATCACTCGGATTTAGCTGAGGACGTCATCCACAGTCTTGGGACCTGCCTGAAGCTTGGTGATGTGAGTTCACTATGTGGGTGACCAACCAATGGTTGGACTGTACATTTGATGATATTAGTACATTGATTTCTGCTGTATTAAACTGGAAACTCTTAGGACTGTTGTAAACAGGGCAGTTTTCAGCCAACATATTTTCTTTCCACCTCTATGTTTTCAGTGGAAACcatctgacaacactagtgaaaCACAATGGCTTATAAACCTTTACTCCTTCAGCTGTTGTGAACTACACAGCTTCCAACATTCTGACAAAGTCTCAGACACAAGTTTAAAATGCTATTCTTCTTCTACCAAAATCCATGActtatttattttcagtgtttaATGTAATTGTCTTTTCTTCTGAGGTTTTGTaggtatatttatttttcagccaGTAGTTCTGCTAGCTAAGCATTGACACCAGTTAATAGCCAGTACATATGATGTCCCCATCTGTGGGCTGCTAGTTGCTTTCTTTTCAGGCCATTCCTCAAAATCATGTTGTTCTTCTTTTGCTAGGTCATGCCCCTGAGCCAAAGTATCATATAGAATTATCACACAAAACTTAGATGGACAAAGGCATGAAgagattttgaaaaaaagcagTTGGTCTTACAAGACAAAAATATGCAAGTTGTAAACCACCGTATATAGGCAAGGCAATACCCTATCTCAAAAGGGTGGGTAGGGATTTGTTGCCATTAAAATAAAACCTGACTAATTAGGCCAAGGATCCCCCTATCCCCTGGGGCATCTCTCATCCCCCTCAAGAATGACACAGAGACTTAATTGGTGCAAAATATGTGTGGaagtcactttctttatttattactttttgctaAAAGGACTAGGTACCCCCtgacccccagctgcggctcctatcacCAACCTGGGCATTGTGCCCACACCGTAATAGACAACCAcagggagcagggatcatggggccaagcgccctctgtgaccaatcagtcgcccatcctcctgctcccaacCGTGTGCATAACTGGCGCTAACCCGCGCGTGCCCccacgctggcgattccccatagacgccagtgcAAAAGTCTCCCCAGCGACTGCGGCccaaaagtcgcggcgaaaagtcgccgcgagccAAACCGCGGCGCCACCGCCCAGTGTGGCCCCAGCCCCAAGCATCTGTCCCTTCTCTGCACCAGCCCCCCTTACCTCCCccagcccgcccccttttttcccgccACCAGGTATCTCTCCCTTTGTTCCCTTTGTATGTGTCcagggggagggaaggggggctGGGGTGGCAGACAGCCCCAGCTACGTGACAAACTACCTAAAGCCCTGGGGGAAGGGGTCCCTTGCCTAAGTCCCACTCTCCCCTATACAGGTTTCGTTCCCTCAAAAACATGTATTGGATATGATTATTTTCAAACTTATAAGTTAACATCTTGAAGTTAATTAAGAATAACATGTTTTTCTCTATTCAGTTATTTTACAGGGTAACAGATGACCGAGGAAAACATTCTGAGCTCTATTTAGTAGGGATGATTTGTTACTATGGCAAACattactctactttctttttccaAACCAAAATACGCAAGTGGATGTATTTTGATGATGCTCATGTTAAAGAGGTAAGAATCGTTGTACATTGCATCTCATTTTTGAGCTAGACAATGTTGCATTTGCAAGTTAGCCTTATCTCCACAACAGATCTACTTTTCTGTAAATCTGATTTGCAAGATATCAAAAATATGTGTTTaaatctttatactgtatgtgcatatgTGACATTTGGAAGTGAGACAACTTTGAGCTCTTTTTTGAATTAGATTGGCCCAAAGTGGAAAGATGTTGTTACAAAGTGTATAAAGGGTCATTATCAGCCATTGCTGCTGCTGTATGCTGATCCCAGGGGTACACCAGTATCAGTGCCTGATGTCCTGGCTCAGATGGATCTACGTCAGTACACCAGAACTTGCTATGACAGTGAAGATTCTGGTAACTTTTTTGAGTTcatatttttccttatttaataCTGGAATTTGCACtgcatttgtttgtattttgtttaaGCTTTTTAACACCGTACTCTGTAAAAGATTTCatgtttcaactttttttcatttaggCAGAGAGCCATCCATCTCTAGTGACACCAGAACAGATTCTTCTACTGACAGTTACCATTATAAGCATTCACACCATGAGTCTGTGGTGAGCTACTTCTCCTCTGAATCACAAGGCACGGTCATCTACAATCTGGAAAATGATGCAGCATCGCAAAGCAGCAGAGATACAGGTACCTCTTCCTAAATACTGGACAGAGTGTACTTGAATCATTGGTCATAAGAAGATATATGTAGATGTTTATGGTGTGTATGCATGTTTGTGTCTGTCTCCCTGATGAAGGTTACTGTGGTGTTAAGAtcgtcttaaaggaacagttcagtgtgaaaataaaaactgtaaatagatgggctgtgcaaaataaaaaatgtttttaatatagttagttagccaaaaatgtaaggtataaaggctggagtgactgcatgtctaacataatagccagaacactacttcctgttttgtagctctctaactctgagtcagtcagcaacttgaagggggaccacatagtacatatctgttcagtgagtttgcaattgaaccttagcattcagctcagattcaaaagcaacagatatgacccatgtggccctccctcaagtctctgattggttactgcctggtaaccagtcagtgtaaaccacgagagctgaaaagcaggaagtagtgttctggctattatgttagacatccagtcactccagcctttatacattacatttttggctaactaactatattagaaacattttttattttgcacagcctatctattaacccagtttttatttttacactgaacaattcctttaatgcagaACTGTGACTCTTGTTAATTTTGTTTACTAGAACCTGGGTGTTTGCTCTATGGGTTGTCCTCCATTAATTAGGCTTTCTTTGTTAACTACAGAGTAGTCTGTAACTATATAATTGTTTGGTGGACAGTATGCCTTCAAGCAAGACCAGACAGTACACGCTATTGTCATgtcatgatttattaaaagatgGAGTAAATATTATGTCTGCACAGAATTCAAAAACAGGAAAACCGTATTGGGGGGACTAAAGGTATactcactgggggtgccaaaatgttaggcacccccagtgattataatggcTTAAATGATATTCCGAGACGGTGTTTCTGTagtgaaaactgcaccagcccaggataTTTTTGGTAGATGCTTATTCACAATCTAAGTGTAAAAAGCCAACTTTTTGCACCTAAGTTCAGCTTTCACTCTGCTCATGCATCTGCCCAGGCCAGAAGAAGGAAAGATGGAAGAAGCTGATGAAGATTGTGATCAggagcttctacagaaataccccaggctggtgcagtttttagcaaacaggaACACCTGGGAATCTAATAAGCAATTATAATGACACGTGGGGTACCTAGCAACTTTCAGGGTACACACATACTGATTGCAGCAAGACTAATCATAGCATGTACCTAGAAAAAACCAGGACTACCATTGGGATCCCTAAAGACAAAGATAATTGGCATAGCCACCAATGAAAAGCTTACATATACATTGAAGAACGATATGGCAGCCAGTGACAAAATATGGCTCCCTTGGTCAGCCCATGAAAATGACTCTCAGCTTTATTTGTCCCTACACTCGTGACGAGGGGACATATTCCAGAAAAAGTATTAACAATAATATCCCACCGCCATATAGCTATCGTTATTTTAAGCATATGCTAATAGTATgtactctttttctttttttatttcttttgatttttcttttttttccctttcttttccttttcttcctttatttatcatttttgcatTAATATGTAACCATTGATGACAGGATACCGCACCCAGCAGACGACCCATTTCATGTGTAATGAAAGTTAATAAAGCATgtcagtttaagaaaaaaaaagttttttgtttttaaacctgTAATTCTGCTAGATTACCAACTGTGATCACCCAGAATAATTTGGTGAGTTTTTATATTACTCTGTTAGGACACTTGACAGATAGCGAGTGCAGCCAACACCACTTTTCAAGAAAAGGACCCTTTACAGACCGAAAACGAAGTTCCAGTCGCCCTCGGAGAAAAGGAGATGAGTCAAAGTCTTCTGGCTACCACAGCGAGGGTCAGTCTtactgttttgtatttttttcacatatttcacttCCATCATCATTACATTTATTTCCATGTGTCTTCATAGTTATAGTTTGGTAGATGTAATGGTTGCACTTTTTTCAATTAGGTGAGACGCTAAAGGAGAAGCAAGCACCCAGAGCAGGTTTGAAACTGTCCAGCAGTTCAAGCAGGCTGAGGGACTTTAAAGCTACTGTTAGCAATATAATACATAACAGACCATCCCAAGCATCACAGACTTCTTCACAAGGCTTTCACCATGTGGGGAGTAGCCTCGATCAGTCGGAAATCAAGCCACCTACAAACTTGACTATGAGACTGCGGGATTGGGAGATAGACAACAGCACCAGTGAAACAAAGTCTGGCTTCTCAAACAGATATCGCCCGACTTGGCGGCCTACACGCGAGCCATTAAATGTAGACAGTGTCTTCAGATCAGAAAAGAGGAAAAATGCTTCATACAGTCCACTTAGCCCTTTTTCCGAAGATTCAGGTAAGCTGATGTTCAAGgcctctagatcagggatccccaacctttttcacccatgagcaacattcagatgtaaaaagagttggggagcaacacaagcatgaaaaatgttcctgcatggagtcaaataagggctgtgattggctattggtagcccctatgtggactagcagcctgcAGAagtctctgtttgacagtacatctggtttttatacaaccaaaacttgcctccaagactggaattcaaaaataagcacctgcttttaggccactgagagcaacattcaagggtttggggagctcacgagctactggttggggtcaCTGCTTTAGATAAAtcattattgttatgttttttaaGTGATCCCACTGCATCTGGTCTATATCTAGTGCTTTTGTTGTAGCTCCAATGCTGCTTCTTTTCATTCATGTTTATGAAGAAGTATgagcattatttataaatatttttgttatacaggtatgggacctattatccagaatgctccagacctggggctttccagataatggacctttccataatttggattttcgtgccttaagtctactataaaagcattaaaacattaactgaaccaaataggctggttttacttccaataaggattaattgtatattagtttggatcaagtacaatgtactgttttattcttactgagaaaaggaaattatttttaaaaagttggattatttgtataaaatgcagtctatgggagttggcctttccttaattcagagctgtctggataatgggtttctggatcacGGATCCAATGCCTGAATAGTAGTAGCAACTTTGTATACTGAATGTAGAATTTTGCTTTGACTAGTATGCTACTTTTCTATTGTTTTCAGTTGCAGTTTCTACCCTAGCTTAACACTTGTTCAGAGTTTAGACACCTAGCTGTCTTCCTCTGAAAGTTAAGAGTCTCATTTTCTTGcttctttccttgtcctttttaaACTTTAAGGAAAAGAAATGGCAACTAATGAATTACGAGAAATAGCCAACTCTGAATCAAAAGACAATCATCAGTTAAAATACAGAAGTTGGGGTATTGGGAGGGGTGCCCCACATTTTCTTGACCACCAGCAGCCTCGTCTAATCCAGAGAATGGAGTCTGGGTATGAAAGCAGTGAGCGGAACAGCAATAGCCCAGTCAGCATGGACTTGCCTATTTCAGAGAACTGTAGTGCATTCAGGTAAATATTTGTCCATTTATTCCTGTTTCTTTATgtttggttatttttatttaaaaatattttaaaatgttactcCGGTTCTGAAGCAAATTAAGCAATGGTTAACACTCAGTTTAAAATAACATCATAATAGTGACACTAGATCTCTTGCAGACATTTTGACCTTTCAGTTTACTAATTAATGTGCATTTTTGTAAGATTTgtaatgctttcttttttttttttgagcaactATGAGAAAGGAAAGACATTGAGGGAAACGCAAATCCtacacaaataattttaaaacacgTCATTCTGTTTAGTCTAAAATGATAATATAGTTCACTTAAAGAATGTAGGGATAATTATAGGGGGTTCGATTTATATGTGAAAGAGGAAGAGACTGCCAGTAGCTGTTCTTGTCTTTGCATTAAAGTAAAACAAGATAAGCTCTGATAAGAGCCAGTACTTCTAATCCCACCTTGTCCCCAGTTCTTTTTCAGTTATAAGGTTATGTTACTTAACTGATAAAATGTGTGATTCTAATTATTCCAAAAGGACTGGAAATGTTTATGCTGGctgaatgctgtgtttttttaaaa
This sequence is a window from Xenopus laevis strain J_2021 chromosome 7S, Xenopus_laevis_v10.1, whole genome shotgun sequence. Protein-coding genes within it:
- the LOC108697504 gene encoding inactive ubiquitin carboxyl-terminal hydrolase 54-like isoform X4, which translates into the protein MMSWKRNYFATGRGGVQEMFTPRNSISIAPSKGLINEPGQNSCFLNSALQVLWHLDIFRRSFRQLTTHKCMGDSCIFCALKGIFNQFQCSSEKVLPSDTLRCALAKTFQDEQRFQLGIMDDAAECFENLLIRLHIHIADESKEDICTAQHCISHQKFAMTLFEQCVCTSCGATSDPLPFIQMVHYISTTALCNQAIFMLERRENPTPDMFGELLQKASTMGDLRNCPSNCGEKIRIRRVLMNAPQIITIGLVWDSDHSDLAEDVIHSLGTCLKLGDLFYRVTDDRGKHSELYLVGMICYYGKHYSTFFFQTKIRKWMYFDDAHVKEIGPKWKDVVTKCIKGHYQPLLLLYADPRGTPVSVPDVLAQMDLRQYTRTCYDSEDSGREPSISSDTRTDSSTDSYHYKHSHHESVVSYFSSESQGTVIYNLENDAASQSSRDTGHLTDSECSQHHFSRKGPFTDRKRSSSRPRRKGDESKSSGYHSEGETLKEKQAPRAGLKLSSSSSRLRDFKATVSNIIHNRPSQASQTSSQGFHHVGSSLDQSEIKPPTNLTMRLRDWEIDNSTSETKSGFSNRYRPTWRPTREPLNVDSVFRSEKRKNASYSPLSPFSEDSGKEMATNELREIANSESKDNHQLKYRSWGIGRGAPHFLDHQQPRLIQRMESGYESSERNSNSPVSMDLPISENCSAFREYHSRKSPGTAPTWRNFPKSQSSSTIDMADSASSVWVKVHPTHLAVENSVPMKSEFDELQEEVARRAREQELRWKREKQIEAAMGFNPRPKRFLDLDELQTQGRSESFERAMLEADSVYEQSVRLEQNGDYTSALALCNEAILTRLSRNKFQ